The Zingiber officinale cultivar Zhangliang chromosome 10A, Zo_v1.1, whole genome shotgun sequence genome contains a region encoding:
- the LOC122026626 gene encoding uncharacterized protein LOC122026626: MGTELRFSTAFHPQTDWQSERTIQTLEDLLRSIVMDFGGSWEDHLHLVEFAYNNSYHSAIQMAPFEALYGRACRSPTLWDELGESSVLGPHRIQRDAELILERIGEVAYRLAMPPSLAGVHDVFHVSMLRKYVPHPTHILTDVSITLQPDVTYEEVPVRILDRKERQLRNKTIRLVKVGWEHHFDDEATWELEDEIRARYPQMFDEGM; the protein is encoded by the exons ATGGGTACGGAACTCCGTTTTAGTACTGCATTTCACCCTCAGACGGATTGGCAGTCGGAGCGGACTATCCAGACATTGGAGGATCTATTGAGATCTATTGTTATGGACTTCGGAGGTAGCTGGGAGGATCATTTGCACTTAGTGGAGTTTGCATACAATAACAGTTATCACTCAGCGATTCAGATGGCACCATTCGAGGCATTAtatggcagagcatgtagatcACCTACGTTATGGGACGAGCTTGGAGAATCGTCAGTCTTGGGGCCCCACCGTATTCAGCGAGATGCAGAGTTG atacttgagaggaTCGGTGAGGTAGCTTATCGACTGGCGATGCCTCCTTCACTTGCCGGGGTgcatgatgtatttcacgtatccatGTTGAGGAAATATGTACCACACCCTACGCATATTTTGACAGATGTCTCGATCACCCTTCAGCCAGATgtaacatatgaggaggttccagtgcGGATATTGGATCGCAAGGAACGCCAGCTGAGGAATAAGACCATCCGACTGGTCAAGGTTGGATGGGAGCATCATTTCGATGACGAGGCAACCTGGGAGCTAGAGGATGAGATCCGAGCGCGGTACCCACAGATGTTTGATGAAGGTATGTAA